From the Bacteroidota bacterium genome, the window TAGTCACCTCGGTGAGCATAGTTCTTTTTGTATTTATCATACACAATTACTTTCACATCAAAGCCACTTAATCGCTGGGCAAAAGCTTCGCCCATGAATCCATAGCCTATAATTCCAACGGTTTTTCCTTTTAGTTCAACACCCCAGTTTGCTGTACGATTCCAAATGCCTGCTCTTACTTCAGCGTCCGCTTTAAACAGATTATTAAACAAGGCTAATAGCATTCCAATTGCATGTTCTGCAACTGAATCACGATTCCCTTCTGGTGAACGAAAACACTTTATTCCCTTGCTTTCAGCAAATGTAACATCAATATTTTCGAGTCCTGCTCCAGGTCTTGCAATAAACTTAAGTTCTTTTCCTTTTTCAATAAAATCAGCGTCGAGTTTGAATCTGCTTCGTAGTACGATTCCATCGTAAGCAGGAAGTATATTTTCAATTTCTTCTTTAGATAGGGAGTCGGCCATTATGCATTCAACTCCTTTTGCCTTGAGCAATTGCGGGAGCACCGGATGGGTTGTATCAATAAATAATACTTTCATTTAAACGGATAATTTTTCGATGCAATTGGTAAGTTCAATAAAATTTTCAACAGATAGTTCCTCCGCTCTTTTGCTTAAAAACGGATGCTCAAAATTAGCTCCTTTGATCAATGATTTCAAAGCATTTCGCAAAGTCTTTCTCCGTTGATTAAAGCCTGTTTTAACTACTGTAACAAAAAGTGCTTCGTTGCAATCCAATTGTTTTCGCTGGTTTCGAATACACCTGATTACACCGGACTTTACTTTGGGAGGCGGTTGAAATACATGTTCCGGTACAGTAAATAAATAAGAAATATCGTAGTAAGCTTGCATAAAAACGCTTAAAATTCCATATATCTTTTTGCCCGGTTGTGAAGCAATACGCTCTGCTACTTCTTTTTGAAACATACCTACAACTTCAGGAATTTGATTCCGATAATCCAATACCTTAAATAATATTTGAGATGAGATGTTGTATGGAAAATTGCCAATTATAGCAAACGGTTCTTTAAAAAATTGATGTAAATCTATGCGTAAAAAATCGCCATTAATGATTCGTTCTTTTAATTCTGGAAAGCGATGTTGGAGGTAGTTTATTGATTCGGTATCAATGTCAATAATACTCGTTTCGTAGGATTTGTTTTGAAGCAAAAATTGTGTTAGAACGCCCATTCCTGGACCAATTTCCAATACTTTTGAATAGGTGTTTTTTAGCGTTAAGCTAGCTACAATATCAGCAGCAATTTGTTCATCTTTTAAAAAATGCTGACCTAATTCCTTCTTAGCTTTTACGGGTTCTTGCCTCATGTATTAAAGCACTTCAAGTAATGAACGAAAAGCAACAAATTTCCCATCGTAACGCTTCTTTACATCGGCCTGTAATGCAGGAGCACATTCATGTTGATATTTTTTGTAAACTTCGAGTGAAGGACAAGTATATTGAAAGGAGTAGGTAAGTCCTTGTTCTTCCTCAAGTAACAAGCGACAAATTTTATTTTCAGTAAAATATCCGGTTGCCATAACCTGCGGTACATGTGTGTTTCGCATCCAATTAAGCCACTCATCGTGCACATCCAGTTCAATATTTACTGTAACATTGTAAATTATCATTGCTATTTTTTTTATCAAAAGTAACAAAATGCTCAAGTTTACATTTGCCTTCATTTTACTATCTTCGGCCTTTGTTTTAAAAAATGAACGATTCATTACTTACAGCTATTTCCCCGATCGACGGTAGGTATTCGGGTAAGACGCACG encodes:
- the rsmA gene encoding 16S rRNA (adenine(1518)-N(6)/adenine(1519)-N(6))-dimethyltransferase RsmA, whose amino-acid sequence is MRQEPVKAKKELGQHFLKDEQIAADIVASLTLKNTYSKVLEIGPGMGVLTQFLLQNKSYETSIIDIDTESINYLQHRFPELKERIINGDFLRIDLHQFFKEPFAIIGNFPYNISSQILFKVLDYRNQIPEVVGMFQKEVAERIASQPGKKIYGILSVFMQAYYDISYLFTVPEHVFQPPPKVKSGVIRCIRNQRKQLDCNEALFVTVVKTGFNQRRKTLRNALKSLIKGANFEHPFLSKRAEELSVENFIELTNCIEKLSV
- a CDS encoding hydroxyacid dehydrogenase, which gives rise to MKVLFIDTTHPVLPQLLKAKGVECIMADSLSKEEIENILPAYDGIVLRSRFKLDADFIEKGKELKFIARPGAGLENIDVTFAESKGIKCFRSPEGNRDSVAEHAIGMLLALFNNLFKADAEVRAGIWNRTANWGVELKGKTVGIIGYGFMGEAFAQRLSGFDVKVIVYDKYKKNYAHRGDYIVESTLEHLFEESDVVSLHVPLTAETLQMVNTNFFKQFKKNFYLINTARGGIVNLTDLSIAIKNGKVLGACLDVFEFEEQSFEHTQTSNSEGMQYLIQSNKVLLSPHIAGWTKESNEKIARVIGEKIISEFNL
- a CDS encoding DUF4286 family protein, producing MIIYNVTVNIELDVHDEWLNWMRNTHVPQVMATGYFTENKICRLLLEEEQGLTYSFQYTCPSLEVYKKYQHECAPALQADVKKRYDGKFVAFRSLLEVL